One genomic window of Camelina sativa cultivar DH55 chromosome 5, Cs, whole genome shotgun sequence includes the following:
- the LOC104784648 gene encoding calcium-binding protein KIC: protein MEPTDNSMILEEATTKMETKYEDMLPVMAEKMDVEDFVSELCKGFSLLADPVRDLITAESLRRNSGILGIQGMSKEDAEGMVREGDLDGDGALNQTEFCVLMVRLSPEMMEDAQTWLEKALTQELSNHNHSSLP from the coding sequence ATGGAACCAACCGATAACTCCATGATACTAGAGGAAGCTACTACGAAGATGGAGACCAAATACGAAGATATGTTACCGGTTATGGCAGAGAAGATGGATGTTGAAGACTTTGTATCAGAGTTATGCAAAGGTTTCAGTTTGCTTGCGGATCCAGTGAGAGATCTCATCACAGCTGAGTCTCTAAGACGAAACTCAGGGATACTTGGGATTCAAGGTATGAGTAAAGAAGATGCTGAAGGAATGGTTAGAGAAGGTGACCTCGATGGAGATGGTGCTCTTAACCAAACCGAATTCTGCGTTCTCATGGTTCGGTTAAGCCCCGAGATGATGGAAGATGCACAAACTTGGTTGGAGAAAGCCCTCACCCAAGAACTCTCTAAC
- the LOC104784649 gene encoding dof zinc finger protein DOF2.5-like, producing the protein MDATKWTQGFQEMMNVKPMEQIMIPNNSTHQSNTTSNARPNTTLTSNGVSAAGTTVSGVSNNNNNNMAVVAERKARPLEKINCPRCNSTNTKFCYYNNYSLTQPRYFCKGCRRYWTEGGSLRNVPVGGSSRKNKRSSSSSSSSNILQTIPSSLGLTTTLPDLNPPILFSNQIPNKSKGSSQDLNLLSFPVMQDQHHHHHHHVHMSQFLQMPKMEGNGNITHQQPSSSSSLYGSSSSALELLRTGVNVSSRSGINSFMPPGPMMDSNTVLYTSSGFPTMVDYKPSNLSFSTDHQGLGHNNNNNRSEAHNDHHHQGRVLFPFGDQMKELSSSITQEVDHDENQQQKSHGNNNNNNSSPSNGYWSGMFSTTGGGSSW; encoded by the exons ATGGACGCTACGAAGTGGACACAG ggttttcaaGAAATGATGAACGTAAAACCAATGGAGCAGATAATGATTCCTAACAACAGCACACATCAATCAAACACAACATCCAATGCAAGGCCAAACACCACTCTCACATCTAACGGCGTCTCAGCCGCTGGAACCACCGTCTCCGGCgtaagcaacaacaacaataacaatatgGCGGTTGTGGCGgagaggaaagcaagaccactGGAGAAAATAAATTGTCCAAGGTGTAACTCAACCAACACAAAGTTTTGTTACTACAACAACTATAGCCTCACACAACCAAGATACTTCTGCAAGGGTTGTCGAAGGTATTGGACCGAAGGTGGGTCTCTTAGGAATGTTCCTGTGGGAGGAAGCtcaagaaagaacaagagatcatcttcttcttcttcttcatcaaacatcCTTCAGACGATACCATCTTCACTTGGTTTGACCACAACACTTCCAGATCTAAACCCACCAATTCTCTTCTCCAACCAAATCCCTAATAAATCAAAAGGGTCATCGCAAGATCTCAACTTGTTGTCTTTCCCTGTCATGCAagatcaacatcatcatcatcatcatcatgttcatATGTCTCAGTTTCTTCAGATGCCGAAGATGGAGGGAAATGGTAACATAACTCATCAGCAGccttcgtcatcttcttctctctatggCTCCTCGTCGTCAGCTCTTGAGCTTTTAAGAACCGGAGTTAATGTTTCTTCAAGATCAGGGATTAACTCATTCATGCCTCCCGGTCCAATGATGGATTCAAACACTGTGCTTTACACCTCTTCAGGGTTTCCAACAATGGTAGACTACAAGCCAAGTAATCTCTCCTTCTCTACCGATCACCAAGGGCTtggacacaacaacaacaacaataggtCCGAAGCTCataatgatcatcatcatcaaggtAGAGTTTTGTTTCCATTTGGGGATCAAATGAAGGAGCTTTCATCAAGCATAACACAAGAAGTTGATCATGATGAAAATCAACAACAGAAGAGTCatggaaataataataataacaattcaaGTCCTAGTAATGGATATTGGAGTGGGATGTTCAGTACTACAGGAGGAGGATCTTCATGGTGA
- the LOC104784650 gene encoding pyridoxine/pyridoxamine 5'-phosphate oxidase 2-like, which yields MGTSVAPWKQLLFSAIESNSHLSHSSYLQLATIGLNGRPSNRTVVFRGFEENSDRIQINTDLRSRKIEEIKHCPFSEICWYFSDTWEQFRINGRVEVIDASNPDQTKLQQREKAWFANSLRSRLLYICPTPGSPYNNTEQPNQEVKLDPSSGPVPEYCLLLLEPEKVDYLNLKSNQRLLFSSMASGTGEKCWTSEKVNP from the exons atgggaacAAGTGTAGCGCCATGGAAGCAGCTGCTCTTTAGTGCAATTGAGTCTAATTCTCATCTAAGCCACTCTTCTTACCTTCAGCTC GCGACGATTGGTTTAAACGGACGGCCTTCGAATCGTACTGTTGTATTCAG GGGATTTGAAGAGAACAGTGATAGAATTCAAATCAACACCGATCTTCGTAGTCGTAAG attgAAGAGATTAAGCATTGTCCCTTTTCTGAg ATATGTTGGTATTTCTCGGATACTTGGGAGCAATTCCGGATCAATGGAAGAGTTGAGGTCATTGATGCTTCGAATCCTGACCAGACTAAGCTTCAG CAAAGAGAGAAAGCTTGGTTTGCTAATTCCTTAAGGTCAAGGCTTCTCTACATCTGTCCTACTCCTGGTAGTCCTTACAACAACACTGAGCAACCTAACCAAGAAGTTAAATTAGATCCCTCAAGTGGTCCAGTTCCTGAGTACTGCCTACTCCTTCTAGAGCctgaaaag GTTGATTACTTGAATCTGAAAAGCAACCAGAGGCTTTTGTTTTCATCCATGGCTAGTGGAACTGGAGAGAAGTGCTGGACTTCAGAAAAGGTTAACCCATAA
- the LOC104784652 gene encoding laccase-6-like, with product MTNSAVPSLFRLSFFLFTLQVMNLGGVGAATRFYQFKVQTIRLTRLCQTKEIVTVNGKFPGPEISAQEDDRIVVKVINMTPYNTTIHWHGIKQKLSCWYDGPSYITQCPIQSGQSFTYNFTVAQQKGTFLWHAHFSWLRATVYGPLIVYPKASVPYPFKKPFNEHTILLGEYWLKNVVELEQNVLESGGPPPPADAFTINGQPGPNYNCSSNDVYKIKIVPRKTYLLRLINAGINMETFFTIANHKLTIVEVDGEYTKPFATERVMLVPGQTMNVLVTADQAVGRYSMAMGPYESAKNVKFQNTSALAVFQYIGALPNSETVPGKLPVFNDNIAVKTVMDGLRSLNVVDVPRNIDAHLFITIGINVNKCNSEDPNIKCQGPRQGRLAASMNNISFVEPKISILEAYYKQLEGYFTLDFPTTPEKSYDFVSGAPNDIANDTQAANGTRAIVFEYGSRIQIIFQNTGTLTTENHPIHLHGHSFYVIGYGTGNYDEQTAQFNLEDPPCLNTIGVPVGGWAAIRFVANNPGLWLLHCHFDIHQTWGMSTMFIVKNGKKVQESLPHPPPDLPKC from the exons ATGACCAATTCAGCTGTCCCGTCCTTGTTCCGGCTTAGCTTTTTCTTGTTCACTCTTCAAGTAATGAATCTTGGCGGGGTTGGCGCTGCAACTAGGTTCTACCAGTTCAAG GTACAAACAATAAGACTCACCAGGCTAtgccaaacaaaagagattgtAACAGTCAACGGGAAATTCCCTGGCCCTGAGATATCCGCTCAAGAAGATGACAGAATTGTCGTTAAAGTCATCAACATGACCCCCTACAATACCACAATTCATTG GCATGGTATTAAGCAAAAACTATCATGTTGGTATGATGGTCCATCTTATATCACACAATGTCCAATTCAGAGTGGCCAAAGTTTCACATACAACTTCACAGTGGCACAACAAAAGGGCACCTTTTTATGGCATGCACACTTTTCTTGGCTTAGGGCTACAGTATATGGTCCGCTTATTGTATATCCTAAAGCATCTGTTCCTTACCCATTCAAGAAACCCTTCAACGAGCATACAATTCTCCTAG GTGAGTATTGGCTTAAGAACGTGGTGGAGCTGGAACAAAATGTACTGGAGAGTGGAGGACCTCCTCCTCCAGCAGATGCATTCACAATTAATGGCCAACCAGGACCTAACTACAATTGCTCCTCTAATG ATGTTTATAAGATTAAGATAGTGCCAAGGAAGACGTACCTACTAAGGCTGATAAATGCTGGCATTAACATGGAGACCTTCTTCACCATAGCTAATCACAAGTTGACCATAGTGGAAGTAGATGGCGAGTACACCAAACCATTTGCAACAGAGCGTGTGATGCTTGTACCAGGACAGACAATGAACGTTCTTGTCACAGCTGATCAAGCCGTTGGGAGATACTCCATGGCCATGGGTCCGTACGAGTCTGCAAAGAATGTCAAGTTTCAAAACACATCAGCGTTAGCAGTATTCCAATATATTGGTGCATTGCCTAACAGTGAAACAGTACCAGGCAAGTTACCTGTTTTTAACGATAATATTGCTGTTAAGACTGTCATGGATGGGCTCAGAAGTCTAAACGTAGTTGATGTTCCAAGAAATATTGACGCTCATCTCTTCATCACAATCGGAATAAATGTAAACAAGTGTAACTCGGAAGATCCAAACATCAAGTGCCAAGGTCCTAGACAAGGAAGACTAGCAGCTTCAATGAACAACATCAGCTTCGTCGAACCTAAAATCTCGATTTTGGAAGCTTACTACAAGCAACTGGAAGGTTACTTCACTTTAGATTTCCCAACCACGCCTGAAAAATCCTATGACTTTGTCAGTGGGGCACCCAATGACATAGCCAATGACACGCAGGCTGCAAATGGGACCAGAGCAATAGTTTTCGAGTATGGGAGCAGGATACAAATCATCTTCCAGAATACTGGCACACTCACGACAGAAAATCATCCAATTCATCTTCATGGACACAGCTTTTATGTTATTGGCTATGGCACAGGTAACTATGATGAACAAACAGCACAATTTAACCTGGAGGATCCTCCATGCTTGAACACAATTGGAGTCCCAGTAGGAGGATGGGCCGCAATACGGTTTGTTGCCAACAATCCAG GACTCTGGTTACTGCACTGTCATTTCGACATCCATCAAACATGGGGAATGAGCACTATGTTTATAGTGAAAAATGGCAAGAAGGTGCAGGAGAGTCTGCCTCATCCTCCTCCAGATCTACCAAAGTGCTAG